A part of Candidatus Electrothrix aestuarii genomic DNA contains:
- a CDS encoding nucleoside-diphosphate sugar epimerase/dehydratase: MLQKKIVRRFINLKVRLVNINFWLLLLTDTFLIVASYNISQYIRFIDNSLSSYHAEPYIQLLIVCIKIASFYAVGVYRGMWRYTSYTDIVNILKGTLLASVLSVATLAYIYHFQGFSRSIFIIDAMVTFLLISGNRASIRFWYQNTEKRRYRLRYDQRDIPKKKLLLVGAGSAAEKILRELRENQTLPYIPVGLVDDNPKKIASRIHGIPVVGLIDDMPEQAQRMEAQELLITIASASGPQMKRIVEICQSTQLPYKVLPGIGQLIRDNVSVNDMRDISYVDLLGRKEVLLDSALIGNYLESKVVLITGAGGTIGSELCRQVITFEPALLILFDAGEENLYNIQMELMHEYRFQHLVPILGKVQNKELLNRVFRCYKPAVVFHAAAYKHVPLIENNPWEAVVNNVLAAQYLIEASFVHLVERFVLVSTDKAVRPTNVMGASKRLTEMLMQAYSAPFCPVSNEENMHNEFVPHTVFMAVRFGNVLGSSGSVIPLFKRQIERGGPVTVTHPEINRFFMSIEEAAQLILQAGSMGQGGEIFLLKMGQPVKIADMARELIKLSGRVPDVEIAIKYTGLREGEKLYEELITDGEGIVETGHEEIMVLRGDEENYSFLFQGIERLTEKARQHDASGIKEIMQEIIPEYKPDYDATGVLNQRGLCPQPN, from the coding sequence ATGTTGCAAAAGAAAATAGTACGCCGTTTCATAAATTTAAAGGTACGCCTTGTCAATATTAACTTTTGGTTACTTTTACTGACAGATACGTTCCTTATTGTTGCATCGTATAATATTTCGCAATATATACGTTTTATTGATAATTCCCTGTCGTCGTATCATGCTGAGCCGTATATTCAGCTTCTGATTGTATGCATTAAAATTGCGTCGTTTTACGCCGTAGGGGTATATAGAGGTATGTGGCGGTATACAAGTTATACCGATATAGTAAATATTCTTAAAGGAACGCTCTTAGCCAGTGTATTATCTGTAGCTACTCTGGCATATATCTACCACTTCCAAGGCTTCTCCCGTTCGATTTTTATTATTGACGCAATGGTGACGTTTCTGCTGATCAGCGGGAACAGGGCTTCAATTCGTTTTTGGTATCAGAATACAGAAAAACGACGTTATAGGCTGCGTTATGACCAACGGGATATACCAAAAAAAAAGCTGCTTCTGGTTGGGGCCGGTTCAGCAGCTGAAAAGATATTGCGTGAGCTACGGGAAAATCAAACTCTCCCCTATATTCCTGTTGGGCTTGTAGACGATAACCCGAAAAAAATTGCCTCAAGAATACATGGTATACCGGTGGTTGGTCTGATTGACGATATGCCAGAACAAGCACAGCGAATGGAGGCACAGGAGCTCCTGATCACAATCGCTTCTGCTAGTGGTCCGCAGATGAAACGAATTGTAGAGATTTGCCAGAGCACCCAGCTTCCCTATAAAGTTCTTCCTGGAATTGGTCAGCTCATTCGCGACAATGTCTCTGTAAACGATATGCGGGACATCTCCTATGTAGATTTGTTGGGGCGAAAGGAAGTGCTACTAGATTCCGCCCTGATCGGAAATTACCTTGAGAGTAAGGTGGTCCTTATTACCGGTGCAGGAGGAACTATTGGTTCAGAGCTCTGCCGACAGGTGATCACCTTTGAGCCTGCGCTACTCATTCTCTTTGATGCGGGTGAGGAAAATCTCTATAATATTCAGATGGAGCTGATGCATGAATATAGGTTTCAACATCTCGTTCCAATCTTAGGTAAGGTTCAGAATAAAGAGCTACTGAACAGGGTGTTTAGATGCTATAAGCCAGCGGTTGTTTTTCACGCAGCCGCTTATAAGCATGTTCCGCTGATCGAAAATAATCCTTGGGAGGCGGTAGTAAATAATGTCCTTGCCGCTCAGTATCTGATAGAAGCATCATTTGTCCATCTTGTAGAAAGGTTTGTGCTGGTTTCAACAGACAAGGCAGTACGCCCTACAAATGTTATGGGGGCTTCAAAAAGATTAACGGAAATGCTGATGCAGGCCTACTCCGCGCCATTCTGTCCGGTATCAAATGAGGAGAATATGCATAATGAATTCGTTCCTCATACAGTTTTTATGGCTGTTCGCTTTGGCAATGTATTAGGATCTTCAGGATCGGTTATTCCGCTTTTTAAACGGCAGATTGAGCGGGGCGGCCCTGTCACAGTGACACATCCTGAAATTAATCGTTTTTTTATGTCCATTGAGGAGGCAGCGCAGCTTATTCTTCAGGCAGGTTCCATGGGGCAGGGAGGTGAAATTTTTCTCCTGAAAATGGGCCAACCTGTGAAAATTGCAGACATGGCTCGTGAATTAATAAAACTTTCAGGGCGAGTACCTGATGTCGAAATTGCCATTAAGTATACCGGACTGCGGGAAGGAGAGAAGCTTTATGAAGAGCTTATCACAGACGGAGAAGGTATTGTTGAAACTGGACATGAAGAAATAATGGTGCTACGAGGAGATGAGGAAAATTACTCTTTTCTTTTTCAAGGGATTGAGCGACTCACAGAAAAAGCACGCCAGCATGACGCTTCAGGTATTAAAGAAATTATGCAGGAAATTATACCTGAATACAAACCAGACTATGATGCAACGGGTGTACTTAACCAACGCGGACTTTGTCCGCAACCCAATTAA
- the asnS gene encoding asparagine--tRNA ligase, which translates to MKPRIKDLLNTEPNEQQILVEGWVRTCRDSGNLCFIELTDGSCLSGIQVIAESDLQNYSEEVRHLSTGTAIKATGILVKSPAKGQAVEIRAQQIEILGPADPNTYPLQKKRHSFEFLRSISQLRPRTNALGAVARIRSELNFAIHRFFRDKGFFQVHTPLITTSDCEGAGEMFTVTALTDKELGKENAFAKDFFGRKAGLTVSGQLQAEIYALSHGRVYTFGPTFRAENSNTSRHLAEFWMLEPEMAFCDLHCDMEIAEALIQDLINAVMENCGEDLELFNRFISKGLLEKLETVRQHSFARMTYTEAIKELEQAQQKFEYPVAWGSDLQAEHERFLCEEIAGKPVIVTDYPKTIKPFYMRQNDDGKTVAAMDILVPGIGELVGGSQREERLDLLTARMQEAGLDLEEYSWYLDLRRYGSVPHSGFGLGFERLVQFVTGMSNIRDVIPFPRTPGSAPC; encoded by the coding sequence ATGAAACCACGCATCAAAGATCTCCTCAACACCGAACCAAATGAACAGCAGATCCTTGTAGAGGGCTGGGTGCGAACCTGCCGAGACTCTGGCAACCTCTGTTTTATCGAACTCACAGACGGTTCCTGCTTATCTGGCATCCAAGTCATTGCTGAATCAGACCTGCAAAACTATAGCGAAGAGGTCCGGCACCTCAGCACCGGTACAGCCATAAAAGCTACCGGCATCCTGGTCAAATCGCCTGCCAAGGGCCAGGCTGTGGAAATTCGGGCGCAGCAGATCGAAATTCTCGGCCCTGCGGACCCGAACACCTACCCTTTACAGAAAAAGCGGCACAGCTTCGAATTTCTCCGTTCCATTAGCCAGCTCCGCCCACGCACCAATGCCTTGGGTGCAGTCGCTCGCATCCGCTCTGAGCTGAACTTTGCTATTCATCGTTTCTTTCGGGACAAGGGCTTCTTCCAGGTTCACACCCCGCTTATTACCACTTCGGACTGCGAAGGTGCCGGTGAGATGTTCACAGTCACGGCACTCACCGATAAGGAATTAGGAAAGGAGAACGCCTTTGCAAAAGATTTCTTTGGCCGCAAAGCAGGCCTAACGGTCAGCGGACAACTACAGGCTGAAATCTATGCCCTCTCACATGGCCGAGTCTACACCTTTGGTCCCACTTTTCGGGCAGAAAACTCCAACACCAGCCGCCATCTGGCCGAGTTCTGGATGCTGGAGCCGGAAATGGCTTTTTGCGATTTGCATTGCGATATGGAAATTGCCGAGGCCCTTATTCAAGACCTCATCAACGCGGTGATGGAGAATTGCGGGGAAGACCTTGAGCTTTTCAACCGATTCATCAGTAAGGGACTCCTTGAAAAACTGGAAACCGTGCGGCAACACAGCTTTGCCCGCATGACCTATACCGAAGCAATCAAAGAATTGGAGCAGGCACAACAGAAGTTTGAATATCCTGTTGCCTGGGGCAGTGATTTGCAGGCAGAGCATGAACGCTTCCTCTGCGAAGAGATCGCTGGCAAGCCGGTAATAGTCACAGATTACCCTAAGACTATCAAGCCCTTTTATATGCGACAAAATGACGATGGCAAGACTGTTGCGGCTATGGATATCCTGGTGCCGGGAATCGGAGAACTGGTTGGCGGGAGCCAACGAGAGGAACGACTGGATTTGTTAACAGCTCGCATGCAAGAGGCTGGACTTGATCTGGAAGAATACAGCTGGTATCTGGACCTGCGTCGGTACGGTTCCGTACCGCACTCCGGTTTTGGCCTGGGTTTTGAGCGACTGGTTCAGTTCGTCACAGGCATGAGCAATATACGGGATGTCATCCCCTTTCCCAGAACACCGGGCAGCGCCCCTTGCTGA